The sequence below is a genomic window from Pseudorca crassidens isolate mPseCra1 chromosome 20, mPseCra1.hap1, whole genome shotgun sequence.
TGCCCAAGCCCAGAGACAGATGCAGTCATTAGGGAATTtaagaggctgggggaggggctgaggctAGCTAGCCCCGCCCAAAGTTACGATGAGTCCCCCAAACCCAGGCCCTCCTCTGTCTGCCTGGAACCATTCCCCACCTGTCCCCCTCTCTCTGGGTCCCTGTccccctctctctgggtctctgtccccctctctctgggtctctgtgcccctctctctgggtccctgtccccctctctctgggtctctgtgcccctctctctgggtctctgtccccctctctctgggtccctgtccccctctctctgggtctctgtccccctctctgggtccctgtccccctctctctgggtctctgtccccctctctctgGGTCCCTGTCCCccttctctgggtctctgtcccCCTTCTCTGGGTCCCTGTCCCCCTCTCTCTGGGTCCCTGTccccctctctctgggtctctgtcctcctctctctgggtctctgtgcccctctctctgggtccctgtccccctctctctgggtctctgtgcccctctctctgggtctctgtgcccctctctctgggtctctgtccccctctctctgggtccctgtccccctctctctgggtctctgtccccctctctctgggtccttgtccccctctctctgggtctctgtccccctctctctgggtctctgtccccctctctctgGGTCCCTGTATCCCACTCTCCCCCGACCTCTCTGCAGAGCCTGAGTTGGGGGGCACAAGTTCTGCCCTGAGCCCCCGCCCTCACTCCCTGCCGGGGCCCTTGCTCCCCCACCCTTCAGGACTGTGTGGACCACAAGGTGAGAGAGCCTAGGAGACAGGACCACCTGGCACCAGTTGCCTCCAGCACCTCCAGTCTCCTGccggctccccacccccacccccttctctcttcctctgcgGCTGTGTGTCCTCTGCGTCCgctctccctccatctccccacTGTGCCCTGCCTGGGCCTGCATCTCCGCCTCACTGTTCCCTGTATCACCACTTCCTTATCTGTCATCTCTTGGCCTCCTTTCATCATCACTGCTATTATTCTGTATGAGTGTGTTTGGAGTTGGGGTACCtctgcctcttttctctctcttcatttttttctctttctctgtgcctgtttctattctgcctcccccttcttccctctgtttttctgtttctgtctctcacGTTTCCACACTCACCTCTCCACGAGTGTCTGCCCCTGTGCCCTGTCCCCATCTGTCTTGTCTCTTTCTATCTGCCTCCCTTCCGCATCTATATTCATCTGCTCTTTGTCCGTCTCCCTAAATTCTCTCTACCTCTGACTCTTCTCTCTCTGGCCTGTATTTCTCTtactctttctctgcctctccacCTTCATATGCTACTTCTCTCACATTTCCTAGATTCTCTCTCCTCCCATGGCagcccctctctctgtctctgtccctccctctctcagactctctcccacccccaccccgtccaCCCTGCCCTGGGGTCCCCCTCCCGGGATTCCTTCCAGATTACAACACCTTCACCTACCAGGCAGGCAGGTTCTCATTAACAATTGGGACTACTTCTCtggtgagagaggagagagaagagatgggACAGGCTATCCTGAAATGGGAAGtaggcaataaaaaaaaaaaaaaagtcagaagggTGGAGGAGAAGCGTCAGCTACTCAGACCAGAGATAAAAGGCCTCCATGAGTGACAAGGAAGCAAGACATCTTCCCCACTCCTCCAGACAGGAGACATCAGGGCAGGACCTGAACCCATCTCAGCATCCTCTCTCCAGCCACCAaggagcccccagcccctgccctcctggtTTCTGGCCTCTATTCTGTCCCTCATCCATGTCTCTAAGGTCTTAGTCTCTGTCTAAGACGCTCTGTCTCTGACCTATAATTTCTGGGTCTCTCGCAGCCTCCTTAACCCTCACTTTCTCTCTACATCTGCCAGAATCCGACCCCCAGCCCTCAGAATGTTCCTCCTGCTGACGGCGCTTCAGATCTTGGCTGTAGGTAAGACAGCAGTGGGGCCTGGACTCTGAGAAGAGATGGGGAAGGGTCCTGGGGACCCGATGTGCTCACAGATGACCCGATGAGAAGGGGCAGGGAGTCGTTTGGGGATCATGGCTGAGGAGCACGCTGGAGGGGGCGCCTAAGTTCTAAGTTGTGGAGGTATTAGGAGGTTGCAGGGTCCAGGGGGTTGTAGGAGACGgggagaaataaaagaggaattgAGAAAAACTATCAGGTCTTGACTGGGTCTTATTAGAAAGGACAGCAGGACACTTCTTGATTGTGTTAGGGAAGAACTGAGACAGGAAAGACAACGTGTTGCCAGAAATGATGGTGGGAAGGATGATGGGATGGTGAGCTCTCGGCAGGgagggtgggtgtggggagagaTAGTGGATCCTGGGGGGGTCACATTGAGTGAGAAGTTTGGGGAAGGAACAGGGAGCTCCCTGAAGGTGTTGGAGGATTCCTGGGTGGAATTGTGCTGTATTGTGAAAAGTGATGACAGAAAGTATTCATGGAGAAGCAGAGTCAATCATAGTAGCTGTATCAGGaccctggaggaggtggccctgGGATCCAATAATAGATACTATGGaggtgcctgggggtggggggtgtcagAAAACTCCCTGGTTATGTTGGGACAATAATGGGGGCAGTGTTGGGCATATCTCCTATAGGGTGGGGTAGATAAAGGTGGGGGGGTTTAAGGATTAGGCAGAAAAGGGGGGATTTGTGGATTCCAGATGTCCTAGAGAGTTGGGGGTAGATGGAGAGCATCTGTTCATCTGCTTTTCCCACTCCACCTCACCCTTGCCTCCTCCTAGCCATGGCACAGAACCAAGGGGACAAGATAATTGGTGGTTCCAGATGCATCCGGAACTCCCAACCATGGCAGGTGGTCCTGCTGGCAGGTCCCCACCGTAGTTTTCTCTGTGGAGGGTCCCTGCTGTCTGACGAATGGGTCATCACTGCTGCTCACTGCGCCCGTCCGTGAGTGAACCCCTCTTTGTTCTTCTGCCAAGTGCATTCCAGAGTCCAGCCCTGTGTGGAACCCAGTGTAGTAGCTGGACCCTGGTTTGGGATCTAGATAAGAGCTTAGAACAACAGACCCGGCTCAGAACGTGGAATCCAGCCATAAATCTTGAACTCAGTTTAGGTTCTAAAAGCAGGTCAACCGTTTAGAACCCACACACAAGCTTAGAGTCCCACACGGAACCTAGAATCTAACACATAACCTGAGATCCATCCAGGGGCCCAGCTCTACATAGAGACTAAGATTAGGAGTCTGTTCCAGAGTCGTGGTTGAATTCTGCACACAGTCCACCTCCAGAAGCTCAGGACCCCCCTCAGAACCCTGCCTGGAATCTAGAGTCAGGTTCAGAACCCACAGTCCAGCCCTAAATCCAGAAACCTGCTCACAGCTCAGAGCATAAGATAGAGACAGAACCTGAAGCTTGTTCTAGATCCAACATTTAATCCAGAGTCTAGTCTACAGCTCCTCTCTGAGCAGCCTAGAGCCCAGACCTCAACCCACCATCTACATCCCAGAATGGAGGCCATAATCCAAAGCTTCATATTGAACCCAGAGCCCTTCTCAGATTCTAGACTGAAACCTGGACCTCAGACCCCAGACTAGAAGTCAAAGTCCAGATGAAAGCTCACCCAGTGCCCATAAACCAGATGTAATGTCATAAACGGAAGTTCAGCGTAGAACCTAGGGCCCAGACTCTAGAATGGGAACCAACATCTAGAACCTGGGACCTGGAGCTCCGTCTAGAGCCCAGAGCCTGGCCTGAGGTCAAGGGCTCAGACCAGAGTCTAGAACCAAGAGCCCAGACTATCACCTGTAATTTGATCTAAGACAGAACCCAACCTAGAATCAAGAATGCAGACCAGCGTTTAGAGCCCCGAGCCCAGCTGGAGCACAGAGCTCAAACCGTTGTCTACAACCCAGGTCATCAACTAGAGCTTGATCAAGAACCCAGAACTCAACCTGGAAACTGGAGCTCACACCAGTATCTAGAAAGTGTGCTATCGTCCAGATTCAATCTAGAACCCAGCTCCCGGCTTAGAGTCCAAAGTTCCGGATGAGTCCAAAGGCCAGGCTAGAACTGGAATGGAGCCTCCCTGAAGCAATGGAGTAACTGGAACGAATACTCCAGAATATCAGTTCTGACCTAGAGCCACAGCCCACAGTCTCACTTAGAACTCAGAGTATTGATCCAGGTGCAGACCCTAGGACAGAACCAAGACCGCTCAACCACCACCTGATACCCAAGGGGGAAGGCAAAGTGCAGCCcacaaggggaaggggagaatggTAGGATCGGGTCCAGAGAGAAAGCCGAGGCTGGGGGAGAGTGTACAGGATGCCAGGAGGCACTCAGCCTGCAGTTAGAGGGAGGGTTAGACATCACCAGGGAAGGGAGCATcactggagggtggggagaggcctCCAGGTCAGATCCTGAGCAGCGCTACTCTTGGGGGTCACGGGCCAGGAACCTTCGAGTTGCCCTGGGAAAGCACAACCTGAGGATTTGGGAGGTAACACAGCAGGTGCTGCGTGTGGTCCGCCAGGTGCCACACCCCCAGTACAACCCCTGGACCATCGCAAACGACCTGATGCTGCTGCAGCTGGAGCAGCCCGCTCGGCTGCGGAAGGCAGTGAGGCCCATCACCGTGGCCAGCTCCTGTGCCAGCGCAGGGACTCCCTGCCTTGTGTCGGGCTGGGGCACGACATCCAGTCCCAACGGTGAGAGTCCTGCGTCAGGAAAGAGGGGCGGGAGCCTGcgtcctgggtctgaggggggaagggctgggggcctggatcctggggctgagggaggaggggcctggggacctggaaccctgggtctgaggggggaggggctaggggtctggactcctgggtctgagggaggaggggccgggggcctggatcctgggtctgagggaggaagggctgggggcctggatcctggggctgagggaggaggggcctggggacctggaaccctgggtctgaggggggaggggctaggggtctggactcctgggtctgagggaggaggggctgggggcctggatcctgggtctgagggaggaagggctgggggcctggatcctggggcTGAGGGGGGAGGGCCTGGGGACCTGGAaccctgggtctgaggggggaggggctaggggtctggactcctgggtctgagggaggaggggctgggggcctggatcctgggtctgagggaggaagggctgggggcctggatcctggggcTGAGGGGGGAGGGCCTGGGGACCTGGAaccctgggtctgaggggggaggggctaggggtctggactcctgggtctgaggggggaggggctgggggcctggatcctgggtctgaggggggaggggccggggcctggatcctgggtctgagggaagaggggccgggggcctggatcctggggctgaggaggaggggccgggggcctggatcctggggctgagggggaggggctCAGGCCCTGACTCCTGGGGCTTGGTGGAGGGTCGACTCCGTCGTAACCCCTCAGTGCCCCTGCAGCCAGGTTCCCCAAGTTTCTGCAATGCGTGAACATCAACATCTCCTCGGATCGGGATTGTCAGTGGGCCTATCCTGGAGCCATCACTGCTGGCATGGTCTGCGCAGGGGTCCCCCAAGGTGGGAAGAACTCTTGTCAGGTGAGGCCCAGGGAGAGCATGGGCAGGGGGATTGTTTGGGGCAGGGGCTTAGGTACAAAAGGACCGCAGGAACATGACGATCAGGGGAGTCCCCCCCCCCAActccacacacacagagaacGAGAGAGGTTGTAATAGCCGGGCTTCCTCCACGCCATTCGCCCTTGGGTAccggacctcagtttcctcatctgtccccTGGGGGTAGCAGGTCTTAGTCGGTGGAATGAGATGAGCTAGTCCATGGAGAGAGCACAGAGCTCTGATGACCACTGTCATTGCCATCATCACATACTGGTACCTGGAAAGCCGGGCTCAGGTCCTCTAGAGGTCTTAATCCATCCCTGAGCAATGGCTCCAGAGACAGGGGATGTGGAAACACACACATAGTTTTCTAGAGACAGAGCTAAGATGAAGAGGGGCccaagggacagagacagagtgGGAACCAGTGACCCCAACACCCAGGGGCTGAGATCTCCAGAGCCCCTGCCCAGGGGTCTcagcccacccccatcccatcttTGCCTCTCGGGTTCTCCATGCCCACGGCTCTGGTCATCTGTCTGTGGatgtctccatctctgtctctccccctcaGGGTGACTCCGGGGGACCCCTGGTGTGCAGAGGAGAGCTCCAGGGCCTCGTGTCCTGGGGGATGGAGAACTGTGCCCAGCCTGATTACCCCAGCGTCTATACCAACCTGTGCAAGTACCAAACCTGGATCCAGGAGACCATACAGAGCAGATCTTAGCTGGTGTTACAGAATATCACCTGCCCACATGCTCCCCAAGACCCTGCTCTTCTTTCCCAGAGCAGTTCCTTCAGGGGTTCTCTCTGCACCCCACCACATCCCCGTCATTATTCAAGGTACCCCTGAGACACACAGAGCAGGAGTGTGAAGGCAAAGGCACTGCACTGGCACCATATTCCGAAGAAGACAATTTTCAAAACTCTTGGTGTCTGTAAAAACCAGGGAAATGCTACGAATAAAACTTTAACAATCCTAAATTCCATTCTCCATTCATTTAATTCACCCAACAGATATGCACACACAGGTCCAATCGTGCCCAGCCAGAAGCCATGTTCCAAAGCGCATGGTGTCCCCTGGGGGTCTGCCCCCTCACCATCCACTGTACTTGGTGCGGTAGAAGGAAGCGCCCCAGCCTTGCGCTGCGACCCTGAGCAGGGACCGCTGAGGTCCCGGACTGGGAGGGCAAAGACCTAGCTTGTTTCCTGGAAAACACTATGGAAGTGAAGAGATCCTCGTTTCCCTAATCAGATCTCAGGTGAGGAGAGTTGAGTTAATCACACTCAGGTCCTGAGAGCTCTGCTctcgttttatttatttccatttgtcatcCCTGGCTCtggttcccctccctccccaaaggcaTCAACACAGATGGCCTTGAATACCCTGCATCCTTGGAACACATGCATTGTCACATTGTGTTGCTTCTAATTTACACAAAATCATTGTGTTATGAAtctcattctctttcttattttcactCAAGAATGATTATTTATCGGACACCTACTGTATGCAAGGCATTGGTCTATTTACTGGGCACCTCCTATGCGCCAGGCATGGTTCTAGGTACTGGAAGTAGGGCTGCGAACGAGCCAGATAATCTACATGTTTCTCGTCACAGAGCTTGCATTCTAGCAGGAGGTCACAGACGAGAAACagtaaacataatttaaaagcaaagtagagggcttccctggtggcgcagtggttgagagtccgcctgccgacgcagaggacacgggttcgtgccccggtccgggaagatcccacatgaaaGATTGCTGGggtgaatatagccaatattttataaaactatacATGGAgcctaacctttaaaaattgtgaatcactatattgtatacctggaaattatataatattttacagcaactatacttcaattaagaaaaagaaaaaagaggggaaaacacGATggctggggggacttccctggtggcacagtggttaaaaatctgcctgccaatgcaggggacatgggttcgatgcctgatccgggaagatcctacatgccgcagagcaacgaagccccagggccacaactactgaggctgcgctctagagccacagTCTACAACTAtcgaagcccacatgcctagagcccgtgctccgcagagaagccaccgcaatgagaagcccgcacaccgcaacgaagagtagcccctgctcgccacaactagagagagcccgggcgcagcaacaaagacccaatgcagcattaaaaaaacaaaaagaagattgCTGGGAAGTGGAGACTGCACCTTCTGTCATGGTGATACAGACACACCTTGGCTCTCATGTGTGGCAACCACCCAAGCTCTGCGGAGGCAAGGAGTTGGAAGCAGCTGTGTACTTGAGTAGCTCTGAGCCCCCAGAGAGATGAAGACACGGACCACCCTATAATTCTTGGCCTGCATCCTACTATAAAGCTAAGTAAAAATAGTTTAAAGTAATCTTTAATCTGATTTCCAACTCATATTCCCAGCTGTGATGGTTACGTACCCTATTTTATTGCTTCTTAGATGCACATCCGTTTCCCGTTTTTACAACCTCCGTAAGCGGGAGGCATCTTATAATTAGCTGAGTGTTATGTCTTAGCGTTACGCCCTAATTTCATCGATggcccctttttctttctcagtggtATACAAAGTGATAGTGCCAATACTACTGAGGCATTTTAGATTGATGCAATAGGGTGTGAAGGCAGGTGGGTGTGGGTGAGGAGTCAGGTTTCAGTATTAAACAGGCGACCTTATTCCACCAAAGGTGGTGTGATGTTATTTCACACCAAAATACTGTGTTAACAGCCTATCCATGTTGCTCTCTGCCCAACTGGTTTATTACTGCTCACTGCCACGGTGTTGGTGTTTTCTCAACCTGTGTTGTCCAagatggtagccactagccacatgtggtcatttaatttttaaagtaaaattatctAGATTGAATGTGCATTACAATTCCATTCCTCGGTCGCACTCGCCACATTTCTGATGCTCTATAACCGTATGTGGCTGGTGGCTGccgtattggacagcacagataaaTAGAATTCCATCATTGCGGAGAGTTCTGTTGGACAGGCCTGCTTGAGTCTATACCCTTGCTCCAGTGTGGTCCAGGGGACAGCAGTACCAGAATTATCTGGGGCTTATTAG
It includes:
- the LOC137214871 gene encoding kallikrein-14-like gives rise to the protein MFLLLTALQILAVAMAQNQGDKIIGGSRCIRNSQPWQVVLLAGPHRSFLCGGSLLSDEWVITAAHCARPNLRVALGKHNLRIWEVTQQVLRVVRQVPHPQYNPWTIANDLMLLQLEQPARLRKAVRPITVASSCASAGTPCLVSGWGTTSSPNARFPKFLQCVNINISSDRDCQWAYPGAITAGMVCAGVPQGGKNSCQGDSGGPLVCRGELQGLVSWGMENCAQPDYPSVYTNLCKYQTWIQETIQSRS